Proteins from a single region of Pseudanabaena sp. PCC 6802:
- a CDS encoding alpha/beta hydrolase has protein sequence MAAKKVKFKRSRQFLAKLGLASVSIYALSCLSLWVGQNRFIFVPQREITRTPETYKLKYQEVYLPITTENGRVENMHGWWLPSDRANAKVILYLHGNSKNIGGNIEHSHRFHKWGFSVFLVDYRGYGKSEGDFPTEAQVYVDAQAQWEYLTQKLGVNPKDIIIYGHSLGGAIAIELASKHPEAAGLIVEASFTSIKQMVDRDPKFSIFPVDLLLHQKFDSISKVGSLKLPVLYIHGTSDRVIPFSMGEQLFAATPTATQLVLIPNGGHNNNAETNPRLYLNSIEAFTDKLAARISNNRKSRHL, from the coding sequence GTGGCAGCAAAAAAAGTAAAATTCAAGCGATCGCGTCAATTCCTAGCCAAACTAGGCTTAGCCTCCGTCAGTATTTATGCCCTCAGTTGCCTGTCGTTATGGGTAGGGCAAAATCGCTTTATCTTCGTACCGCAACGCGAAATTACCAGAACGCCGGAAACTTACAAGCTTAAATATCAAGAAGTCTACTTACCCATCACAACCGAAAATGGTAGGGTAGAAAACATGCACGGGTGGTGGCTACCATCCGATCGCGCCAATGCCAAAGTCATCCTATACCTGCATGGAAATTCCAAAAACATTGGCGGGAACATCGAACACTCCCATCGTTTTCACAAATGGGGATTTTCTGTCTTTCTGGTTGACTATCGCGGCTACGGCAAAAGTGAAGGCGACTTTCCCACAGAAGCACAGGTATATGTCGATGCTCAAGCCCAATGGGAATATCTCACGCAGAAACTGGGCGTTAATCCCAAAGATATCATTATCTACGGTCACTCTTTGGGTGGTGCGATCGCGATCGAACTCGCCAGCAAACACCCGGAAGCAGCAGGTTTAATTGTCGAAGCCTCCTTTACCTCCATCAAACAAATGGTGGATCGAGATCCTAAGTTCTCCATTTTTCCAGTCGATCTATTGCTACATCAAAAGTTTGACTCTATTAGTAAAGTAGGCTCGCTCAAACTACCAGTTCTGTATATTCACGGGACGAGCGATCGCGTAATTCCCTTTAGTATGGGCGAGCAGTTATTTGCCGCTACTCCCACAGCAACGCAGCTAGTCCTCATACCAAATGGAGGGCATAACAACAACGCCGAGACAAATCCCAGGCTCTATCTCAACTCGATTGAAGCATTTACGGATAAGCTAGCCGCTCGTATCTCAAACAATCGGAAAAGTAGACATTTATAG